The Streptomyces sp. HUAS CB01 genome has a segment encoding these proteins:
- a CDS encoding threonine aldolase family protein, whose product MTVETVDLRSDTVTRPTPAMRRAMAVAEVGDDLFGEDPTVRALEDRLAGVFGFGGALFVPSGVMANQIALRLLVAPGQEVVCDAGAHILAHEEGSPARYGGIQTRTVTGERGLLGVEALESVLRPGNAYTVGTRAVALEQTHTRAGGTVYPLETLRAIRRLTERAGISVHLDGARIWNAHTATGTPLREYGAPVADTLSVCLSKGLGAPVGSVLLTAAERLPRARSLRHGLGGGMRQSGILAAAGLHALDHHLERMAEDHAHAALLAAGLRDAGCAVRPQETNVVLVDTPDAEEVVAGAARDGVLVTAPGPRVVRLVTHLGVGRQACRRAAGVLAALMGEGRRTRGGPAAAGHAQQWKESEEA is encoded by the coding sequence ATGACCGTGGAGACCGTGGATCTGCGCAGCGACACCGTGACCCGTCCGACGCCCGCGATGCGCCGTGCGATGGCCGTCGCCGAGGTCGGGGACGATCTGTTCGGGGAGGACCCCACCGTCCGTGCGCTGGAGGACCGGCTGGCCGGCGTGTTCGGCTTCGGCGGCGCGCTGTTCGTCCCATCGGGTGTGATGGCCAATCAGATCGCCCTGCGTCTGCTCGTGGCCCCGGGCCAGGAGGTCGTCTGCGACGCCGGCGCCCACATCCTGGCCCACGAGGAGGGCTCGCCCGCCCGGTACGGCGGGATCCAGACGCGCACCGTCACCGGTGAGCGGGGCCTGCTCGGGGTGGAGGCGCTGGAGAGCGTCCTGCGACCGGGCAACGCCTACACCGTCGGCACCCGCGCGGTGGCGCTCGAGCAGACCCACACCCGCGCGGGCGGCACCGTGTACCCCCTGGAGACCCTGCGCGCGATCCGGCGGCTGACCGAGCGCGCCGGGATCTCCGTGCACCTCGACGGGGCCCGGATCTGGAACGCGCACACCGCGACCGGCACGCCGCTGCGGGAGTACGGTGCCCCGGTGGCCGACACTCTGTCGGTGTGCCTGTCGAAGGGCCTGGGCGCCCCGGTCGGTTCGGTGCTCCTCACGGCCGCCGAACGCCTTCCCAGGGCACGGTCGTTGCGGCACGGTCTGGGAGGCGGCATGCGGCAGTCGGGGATCCTGGCGGCCGCCGGCCTGCACGCGCTGGACCACCACCTGGAGCGCATGGCCGAGGACCACGCCCACGCGGCCCTGCTCGCCGCGGGGCTGCGGGACGCCGGATGCGCCGTGCGGCCGCAGGAGACCAATGTCGTCCTCGTCGACACCCCCGACGCCGAGGAGGTCGTGGCCGGTGCGGCCCGGGACGGGGTCCTGGTGACCGCGCCCGGTCCACGAGTGGTCCGGCTCGTCACACATCTGGGTGTCGGACGACAGGCGTGCCGTCGTGCCGCGGGGGTCCTGGCGGCCCTCATGGGCGAGGGTCGCCGGACGAGGGGCGGTCCCGCGGCCGCGGGACACGCGCAGCAATGGAAAGAGAGCGAAGAAGCCTGA